GTCGGCGTTGCTGAGGTCGGCGTCGCGGAGGTCGGCATAGCTGAGGTCGGCGTCGCGAAAGTTGACGTTGCTGAGGTCGGCGGAGTGGAGGTTGGCGAAGTGGAGATCGGCGTCGATGAGGTTGGCGTAGCGAAAGTTGACGTTGCTGAGGTCGGCGTAGCTGAGGTCAGCGTAGCTGAGGTCGGCGGAGTGGAGGTCGGCTTTGCTGAGGTTAGCGTAGCTGAGGTTAGCGGAGTAGAGGTTGGCGTAGTTGAGATTGGCGTGGCGGAGATTAGCGAATCGGAGGTTGGCTGAGCGGAGGTTGGCGAATCGGAGGTCGGTGGAGTTGAGGTTGGCTGAGCGGAGATAAGCCTCTGCAAGCGGTGCTCGATATAAAGAGCGACAGTTTCCAAACCAGCGTTCGGCAAAATAGCGTGGCAGCCTATCCTTGGCATAACAGCCTTTAATCAAGTTTTCGGCTGCTTGCCCTTCTTCAGAGCCACTGCCATTGAGTCGTTCATAATCTGCTTTGATACCCTCTTCTCGCAGCCGATATTCAACGACTCCACCTATTAGCAGGGCTAGAATGATCAACCAGCTTGCCGTCTTCAGTCGATTGATCCGCCGCCGTCGAATGCTTTTTTGAATGAAATGATGGGCAGACTGCGACAGCGGAAAGGTCTGTGCCTGCTGCTTCTGGAACTGTTTGGCTTCAATCAACGGTAAGCCTTGCAGTAGGTAGCCTGGTGTTCTGCCCTGCTCTCGCCATTCCACGGCGGCTGTTTCAATCCGTCGCTGCTGCCGTAGTCGATCGCGATTGGTTTCAATCCACTGCCGCAACAATGGCCAATGGCGGATCAATGCCTCGTGGGCCACATCGACGATCGCCATTCGGTCATGGGTTGATCCTTTCGTGGTCATTTCACTGGTCACCAGCAAGCGATTGTCCGGTGCCGTTAGTTTGTTGAGCACCGCGTCAATGCGGGCCTGCGGATGAATCGCCGTCACCAAATCCTGCTTGGCCACCCGTCGCCTTGTATCTTCGGTTCCCTCGCCCAGTTGGGTCAGTGCCAAAAAGATATGGCGACAGGTGGCTTGTTCCTCTTCCGTGAACGCCTCATACAGCGTTGTAGCACGACTTTGCAGCGTTCCGTCAATGCCACCCAACCGTTGATAGCCAGCCAGCGTTAGTTCTCCACCGCTTGCCTCATGCCACACTTGCGTCAACGCATACTGCAACAGCGGCAGCCGTCCCGGTGCGCCTTGAATCTCCTTGAGGATCGTTTGCACCAAGAGCGGCTCCACCGTTGCCCCTACATGCTCAGCAGGCTTGCAAATGGCATCGGTTAACTCGTCCTTTGTCATGGGCAACACACTCACCAACTGCTGCTCCATCATCCGAGCCAAGCCGCTGTACTCTTGCTCCAGACACTTGCCCACAAAGTCTGCCCGCATTGCCAGAATGACACAGAACTTGTCCGGTTCCTGCTGCAATGCGCCCAGGACACAATCAAAAAAATGCTGTCGTTGCTCCAGGTCATCACAGCGGGTAAAGGCTTCCTCAAACTGGTCAATCACCAAAACTACCCGTGGTGCTGAGGATGCCTGCACCAGTCGCCCTAGTCCAGCTCCCCCTTCCTTCAGCAATCCCTCCGCTTTGCCGAGGTCTGCAGCCCGATCCAGTTGTGCCAGATTCGGATCGACGAACACCTCCGTCAGGTTCTTCATTGGTGTGGCATCCGGTCGCATGATCAAGATTTGCCATTGGTCACTGCCAGCAATCCGTCGCCCAACCTTCAGTTGATGCAGCAACCCCGCCCGCAGCACCGACGATTTGCCACTGCCCGATGCCCCCACCAATGCCAGAAAGTTAGACGTA
This window of the Candidatus Obscuribacterales bacterium genome carries:
- a CDS encoding pentapeptide repeat-containing protein, encoding PKATLEQAICPYKGLEYFDCNDHDPQFFFGRASLTNQLLDNVRTSNFLALVGASGSGKSSVLRAGLLHQLKVGRRIAGSDQWQILIMRPDATPMKNLTEVFVDPNLAQLDRAADLGKAEGLLKEGGAGLGRLVQASSAPRVVLVIDQFEEAFTRCDDLEQRQHFFDCVLGALQQEPDKFCVILAMRADFVGKCLEQEYSGLARMMEQQLVSVLPMTKDELTDAICKPAEHVGATVEPLLVQTILKEIQGAPGRLPLLQYALTQVWHEASGGELTLAGYQRLGGIDGTLQSRATTLYEAFTEEEQATCRHIFLALTQLGEGTEDTRRRVAKQDLVTAIHPQARIDAVLNKLTAPDNRLLVTSEMTTKGSTHDRMAIVDVAHEALIRHWPLLRQWIETNRDRLRQQRRIETAAVEWREQGRTPGYLLQGLPLIEAKQFQKQQAQTFPLSQSAHHFIQKSIRRRRINRLKTASWLIILALLIGGVVEYRLREEGIKADYERLNGSGSEEGQAAENLIKGCYAKDRLPRYFAERWFGNCRSLYRAPLAEAYLRSANLNSTDLRFANLRSANLRFANLRHANLNYANLYSANLSYANLSKADLHSADLSYADLSYADLSNVNFRYANLIDADLHFANLHSADLSNVNFRDADLSYADLRDADLSNADLHSANLSNTNLRDADLSNANLRFANLSNANLSNTDLSNAILLATDFRDNQKLTPEQFTAENPPLICNIALPQYILDAGINPDRDCDHMVQVVSDRYNLPLKNVQQYVERARQKTWDEPTDTPTE